The following coding sequences are from one Sylvia atricapilla isolate bSylAtr1 chromosome 15, bSylAtr1.pri, whole genome shotgun sequence window:
- the UBN1 gene encoding LOW QUALITY PROTEIN: ubinuclein-1 (The sequence of the model RefSeq protein was modified relative to this genomic sequence to represent the inferred CDS: deleted 2 bases in 1 codon), translating to MTEPHRVSFTTLHGPLSSSFLKRSRKEDGEQPPEAEPAATAVRITLTLFEPDHKRCPEFFYPDLLKSCRGKVKGSSGDKKKDLADPFNDEEKERHKVEALARKFEEKYGGKRRRKDRIQDLIDMGYGYDESDSFIDNSEAYDELVPASLTTKYGGFYINSGTLQFRQASESEDDYVKEKKKKCPKKRKLKDGSEKIKKKKKDDSYDKEKKSKKSKFPKAGFTALNASKEKKKKKYSGALSVKEMLKKFQKEKDAQKKKDEEQKAVTPSPADPAAPREAEAMADPLLSLFGHASDSDLLQAATAMDSLSDLDLERLLSESPEGSPFPEVEDGSDPGATGLEQEFKQPPSLPEGLPAPLEKRIKELAQAARAAEGEGKQRFFTQDINNIILDIELQTRELSSQVRSGVYAHLAAFFPCSKDTLLKRARRLYLYEQGGRLKEPLQKLKEAIGRAMPEQVAKYQEECQAHTQAKFAKMLEEEKDKEQRVCSDDDEDEEKGGKRVTGPRKKFQWNDEIRELLCHLLKIKLDGYDLDKNKAQSLEDYVKTFLEGEVKPLWPKGWMQARTLFKESRRVHGHLTSVLTKKKVIAPTKVKVKDSSCKPDKKLSVSVSSLHSSSTLAMSSEPQGGALGISAQTRELLSLGTAQAASSTATPATFKDDSLDEDLIHNPTSSLEAVSKELAVLNSRAAGSPDFTLPAAPKAQPEKIPALASSEEKRTFPKPNPSPTSSSGSLQSPLNFLAEQALALGQSSQDKKTENSNYKEHSCQASPSKILPDAHQAKQKHHSLVRPGHGPPASAPVPGSQVKVFHPGAQLQKTFTSPAPFVKLQNPKSSAPLPQRSLLQQVKSSTKAQSFHSSTSPSSTQNSSSSHKSQGLSSSSLSYAGKHSSGSGSSGQSYKSPFVAGSLSKHGASSSSSSGAPVNQGSSSGTLLPNVPAPSSGSASSRPASSSSVKKTPVSQKLTLVAPPGGSNGDSSGGTQGVAKLLTSSLKPAVVSSTTASTSVPKGTSGAVLLTSSSSLSVLAPSYKSNNPKLPAALSSTPLGIISPIHSFPLHVISFSSDSSPKAGVSKDAIVTGPAPGTFHHGLGHSLLAGLHSSPHHAAPLPHSALSTHLPQSLPDSSQLHGKGSNAQQRKL from the exons ATGACAGAGCCCCACAGGGTTTCGTTCACCACTCTCCATGggcccctgagcagcagcttcctgaaGAGGTCTCGGAAggaggatggagagcagcccccGGAGGCCGAGCCGGCGGCCACGGCCGTGCGCATCACTCTCACCCTCTTCGAGCCCGACCACAAACGCTGCCCGGAGTTCTTCTACCCAGATCTGCTCAAGAGCTGCCGAGGGAAAGTAAAGGGA TCTTCAGGTGACAAG aagaaagacCTGGCTGATCCCTTCAAtgatgaggaaaaggaaaggcatAAAGTGGAGGCTCTTGCTAGGAAGTTCgaagaaaaatat GGTGGCAAGAGGCGCAGGAAGGACCGGATTCAGGATTTGATTGATATGGGGTATGGCTATGATGAGTCCGACTCCTTCATCGACAACTCGGAAGCT TACGATGAGCTGGTCCCTGCCTCTCTCACTACGAAGTATGGAGGCTTTTACATCAACTCAGGAACACTGCAGTTCCGGCAGGCCTCTGAGTCTGAGGATGACTATGtcaaagagaagaagaagaagtgtCCCAAG AAGCGGAAGTTGAAAGATGggagtgaaaaaataaagaagaagaaaaaggatgatTCTTAcgacaaggaaaagaaatcaaagaagtCCAAGTTTCCAAAAGCTGG CTTCACGGCATTAAATGCAAGtaaggagaagaagaagaagaaatactcTGGAGCTCTGAGTGTCAAGGAGATGCTGAAGAAGTTTCAGAAGGAGAAAGatgctcagaagaaaaaagatgaggaGCAGAAGGCTGTGACTCCTTCCCCAGCAGATCCTGCAGCCCCAAGGGAGGCAGAGGCCATGGCTGACCCTCTGCTGTCCCTCTTTGGCCACGCCAGTGACAGTgacctgctgcaggcagccacagccatgGACTCCCTGAGTGACCTGGACCTGGAGCGGCTCCTCAGCGAGTCCCCGGAGGGCAGTCCCTTCCCCGAGGTGGAGGATGGCAGTGACCCCGGGGCCACAGGCTTGGAGCAGGAGTTCAAGCAGCCTCCATCTCTCCCAGAAGGGCTGCCAGCCCCCCTGGAGAAACGCATCAAGGAACTGGCTCAG gctgccagagctgccgAGGGAGAAGGCAAGCAAAGGTTCTTCACTCAGGACATCAACAACATCATACTGGA CATCGAGCTGCAGACGCGGGAGCTGAGCAGCCAGGTCCGCTCTGGGGTCTACGCTCACCTGGCTGCCTTCTTCCCCTGCAGCAAGGACACCCTGCTCAAGCGAGCCCGCAGGCTCTACCTCTACGAGCAG GGTGGCCGACTGAAGGAGCCTCTGCAGAAGCTGAAGGAAGCCATTGGAAGGGccatgccagagcaggtggCCAAGTACCAGGAGGAATGCCAAGCCCATACTCAGGCCAAGTTTGCCAA GatgctggaagaggaaaaagacaaagaacagcGAGTTTGTTctgatgatgatgaggatgaagaaaagggagggaagCGTGTCACTGGCCCACGGAAAAAATTCCAGTGGAATGATGAAATCAG ggagctgctttGCCATTTGCTGAAGATTAAATTGGATGGTTATGACCTTGACAAGAATAAGGCTCAGTCTCTAGAGGATTATGTGAAGACCTTCCTAGAAGGAGAGGTGAAGCCCCTTTGGCCAAAAGGCTGGATGCAGGCCAG GACACTGTTTAAGGAGAGCAGGCGTGTACACGGACACCTCACATCAGTCCT GACAAAGAAGAAAGTTATAGCTCCTACTAAGGTGAAAGTGAAg GACTCTTCCTGCAAGCCAGACAAGAAGCTGTCGGTGTCTGTCTCTTCCCTGCACTCGAGCAGCACCTTGGCCATGTCCTcagagccccagggaggagcccTGGGCATCAGTGCCCAAACCAGGGAACTCTTATCCCTTGGGACAGCCCAAGCcgccagcagcactgccactcCTGCCACCTTCAAGGATGACTCCTTGGATGAGGACTTGATTCACAACCCCACCTCCTCCCTGGAAGCAGTGTCCAAGGAACTGGCTGTGCTGAACAGtagggcagcagggagcccTGACTTTactcttcctgcagctccaaaaGCTCAGCCAGAGAAGATCCCAGCTCTTGCATCCTCAGAGGAGAAGAGGACATTTCCAAAGCCTAACCCTTCCCCTACATCATCCTCTGGTTCCCTCCAGTCTCCTCTAAACTTCCTAGCTGAGCAGGCCCTGGCGTTGGGCCAGTCTTCTCAAGACAAGAAGACAGAGAACTCTAATTACAAAGAGCATTCCTGCCAAGCCTCTCCCAGCAAAATCCTTCCTGATGCCCACCAGGCTAAACAGAAGCACCACAGCCTGGTCAGGCCAGGCCACGGGCCCCCGGCCTCGGCGCCAGTGCCGGGCTCTCAGGTGAAGGTGTTCCACCCTGGTGCTCAGCTCCAGAAAACCTtcacctccccagctccctttgTCAAACTGCAGAATCCCAAGTCCTCCGCCCCTCTGCCCCAGCgctccctcctccagcaggtCAAGTCATCAACCAAAGCTCAGAGCTTCCATTCCTCCACGTCCCCAAGCAGCACCCaaaactccagcagctcccacaagAGCCAAGGCTTGTCCTCATCATCTCTCAGTTACGCCGGGAAGCACTCAAGTGGCTCTGGCTCTTCAGGACAATCTTACAAATCGCCTTTCGTCGCTGGGTCCCTCTCCAAGCACGGGgcttcttccagcagctcctctggagctcCTGTCAaccagggcagctcctctgggacTTTGCTCCCCAATGTTCCAGCCCCTTCCTCGGGCTCAGCCTCCAGCCGCCcggcctccagctcctctgtgaAGAAAACTCCCGTTTCCCAGAAGCTGACCCTGGTGGCACCTCCTGGAGGCTCCAATGGAGATTCCAGCGGGGGCACTCAGGGCGTGGCCAAGTTGCTGACCTCGTCCCTAAAGCCAGCTGTGgtcagcagcaccacagcctcTACCTCTGTGCCG AAAGGAACtagtggagctgtgctgctaaCGAGTTCTTCCTCCTTAAGTGTACTGGCTCCATCCTACAAGTCCAACAACCCAAAGCTGccagctgccctgagctccaCCCCGTTAGGTATTATCTCTCCTATTCATTCTTTCCCTCTCCATGTCATCTCCTTCAGTTCCGACTCCTCCCCAAAAGCAGGAGTTTCCAAGGATGCAATAGTCACGGGACCTGCTCCAGGAACTTTCCACCACGGCCTCGGGCACA GTCTTCTGGCTGGTTTGCACTCCAGCCCCCACCATGCAGCGCCACTCCCACACTCTGCCCTGTCCACTCATTTACCACAGAGTTTGCCAG attctTCTCAGCTTCATGGCAAAGGGTCCAATGCACAGCAGCGCAAGTTGTGA